Proteins found in one Amblyraja radiata isolate CabotCenter1 chromosome 45, sAmbRad1.1.pri, whole genome shotgun sequence genomic segment:
- the LOC116968548 gene encoding histone H2AX isoform X2, whose product MSGRGKTSGKARAKAKSRSSRAGLQFPVGRVHRHLRKGNYAQRVGAGAPVYLAAVLEYLTAEILELAGNAARDNKKSRIIPRHLQLAVRNDEELNKLLGGVTIAQGGVLPNIQAVLLPKKTG is encoded by the exons ATGTCTGGACGAGGAAAAACCAGCGGCAAAGCTCGGGCCAAGGCCAAGTCTCGCTCGTCCCGGGCTGGACTGCAGTTCCCGGTCGGTCGTGTTCATAGGCACTTGAGGAAAGGCAACTATGCTCAGCGGGTGGGTGCAGGAGCCCCGGTCTATCTGGCTGCTGTGCTCGAGTATCTGACGGCTGAAATCCTCGAGCTGGCCGGCAACGCGGCCCGGGACAACAAGAAGAGCCGCATCATCCCCAGACATCTGCAGCTGGCCGTCCGCAACGACGAGGAGCTCAACAAGCTGCTGGGAGGGGTGACCATCGCTCAGGGCGGTGTGTTGCCCAATATCCAGGCCGTGCTGTTGCCCAAGAAAACCGGC TAA
- the LOC116968548 gene encoding histone H2AX isoform X1: MSGRGKTSGKARAKAKSRSSRAGLQFPVGRVHRHLRKGNYAQRVGAGAPVYLAAVLEYLTAEILELAGNAARDNKKSRIIPRHLQLAVRNDEELNKLLGGVTIAQGGVLPNIQAVLLPKKTGVANK, translated from the coding sequence ATGTCTGGACGAGGAAAAACCAGCGGCAAAGCTCGGGCCAAGGCCAAGTCTCGCTCGTCCCGGGCTGGACTGCAGTTCCCGGTCGGTCGTGTTCATAGGCACTTGAGGAAAGGCAACTATGCTCAGCGGGTGGGTGCAGGAGCCCCGGTCTATCTGGCTGCTGTGCTCGAGTATCTGACGGCTGAAATCCTCGAGCTGGCCGGCAACGCGGCCCGGGACAACAAGAAGAGCCGCATCATCCCCAGACATCTGCAGCTGGCCGTCCGCAACGACGAGGAGCTCAACAAGCTGCTGGGAGGGGTGACCATCGCTCAGGGCGGTGTGTTGCCCAATATCCAGGCCGTGCTGTTGCCCAAGAAAACCGGCGTAGCGAACAAGTAA
- the LOC116968506 gene encoding histone H2B-like gives MPDPSKTKDAVGSLPKTAAKKETAAKKGAKKSLPKSAGKGGKKRRRSRKESYSIYIYKVMKQVHPDTGISSKAMGIMNSFVNDIFERIAGEASRLAHYNKRATISSREIQTAVRLLLPGELAKHAVSEGTKAVTKYTSSK, from the coding sequence ATGCCTGATCCGTCGAAAACCAAAgatgctgtaggatctttgccgaAAACAGCCGCCAAGAAGGAAACAGCCGCCAAGAAGGGCGCAAAGAAATCTTTGCCGAAATCCGCAGGCAAAGGGGGCAAGAAGCGCAGGAGGTCGAGGAAGGAGAGTTACTCCATCTACATCTACAAAGTGATGAAGCAGGTTCACCCGGATACCGGCATCTCCTCCAAGGCCATGGGCATCATGAACTCGTTCGTGAACGATATTTTCGAGCGTATCGCGGGTGAGGCTTCCCGCCTGGCGCATTATAACAAGCGGGCGACCATCAGCTCCCGAGAGATTCAGACCGCCGTGCGCCTGCTTCTTCCCGGGGAGCTGGCCAAGCACGCCGTGTCGGAAGGGACAAAGGCGGTGACCAAGTACACCAGTTCCAAATAA